Below is a window of Paraburkholderia kururiensis DNA.
CGCACGCCGTCCGCATCCATGTTCGCCCCTTCGCCGCCCGCCACGATCTCGCCGCGGCTCATCACCCAGTAGTGGTCGGCAATGGCCTTCGCGAAGTCGTAGTACTGCTCGACGAGCAGCACCGTCATGCGCATGTCTTCCACGAGGTGGCGCAGCGTGCGTCCGATGTCCTGGATGATGGAAGGCTGAATGCCCTCGGTGGGTTCGTCGAGTATCAGCAGTTGCGGCTCGCTCATCAGCGCGCGGCCAATTGCGAGCTGCTGCTGCTGGCCGCCCGACAGGTCGCCGCCGCGGCGCGCGCGCATGTCCTTCAGCACGGGAAAGAGTTCGTAGATGCTGTCGGGAATCTTCTTCGGCGCCTTCTTGCTGGCCGCGCCGATCAGCAGATTTTCCTCGACGGTGAGCCGCGGAAAGATGTCGCGCCCTTGTGGCACGTAGGCGATGCCCTGCGCCACGCGCGCATGAGGCGGCAGCTTCGTGATGGCTTGCTCGCGCCATTCGATGGTGCCGCTACGAGGTTGCACCACGCCCATCAGGCAGCGCAGCAGCGTGGTCTTGCCCACGCCGTTGCGGCCCAGCAGCACCGTGAGCTTGCCTTCGGGCACGGTGAGATTCACGTCGCGCAGAATGTGGCTGCCGCCGTAGTACTGGTTGAGGGTCTGGACTTTGAGCATGGGCTTCTTCGTTTCTGTGCGGACCGTGGCGGTGTGACGGTGAAAAGGGGGTGCAGGCCCTATCGCCCAAGGTACGACTCGATCACGGTCTCGTCGCGCTTCACTTCGTCGAGCGTGCCCTGCGCGAGCACGCGGCCTTCGGCCATCACCGTCACGCGACCTTTGTCGCCGGCAAGTGCGGCCACGAATTCCATGTCGTGCTCGACCACCATCATCGAACAGCTGCCGCGCAGGCGGTTCAGCAGTGCGGCGAGTTCCATCGTTTCGTCGTCGGTCATGCCTGCGGCGGGCTCGTCGAGCAGCAGCAGCGCGGGGCGTTGCATCAGCAGCATGCCGATTTCGAGGCGCTGTTTCTGGCCGTGCGAGAGTTCGCCCGCAAGCCGCATGGCCTCGCTTTCCAGCCGGATCACTTCGAGCGTGTCTTCGATGCGCGCCTGCGCCGTGCGGTCGAGCCGCGCGCGCAGCGACGCCCACCAGCGCTTGTCCGTCTTCATCGCGAGTTCGAGGTTTTCCCACACGGGGTGCTGCTCGAACACGGTGGGCTTCTGGAACTTGCGGCCGATGCCCGCGCGCGCGATGGCGGGTTCGTTCAGCCGCGTGAGGTCGATGGTCTGGCCGAGGAATACCTTGCCGGCGTCGGGGCGCGTCTTGCCGGTGATGACGTCCATCATCGTGGTCTTGCCCGCGCCGTTCGGGCCGATCACGCAGCGCAGCTCGCCCGCGTCGATGGAAAGCGAAAGCGTGTTGAGTGCACGAAAGCCGTCGAAGCTCACGGTCACGTCTTCGAGATAGAGAATCGTGCCGTGCGATACGTCGATCTCGCCGGGCGTGACGGCGTGGCCCAGGCCGGCCTCGCCCGAGAGCGTGAGCACGTCATGCTCGTCCGGGTGGGTGAGGTCGGGCGTCATGGCGTTCTCGTTCATTTGCGCGTTCTCCGTGCAGCCATGTCGACGAGCCCCATGATGCCGTTGGGCAGCAAGAGCGGCACCAGCACGAAGATCGCGCCGAGGAAGAACAGCCAGTACTCCGCGAACCACGCCGTGAAGACGGTCTTCGCGCCGTTCACGGCGAAGGCGCCGATGATGGGCCCGATGAGCGTGCCGCGTCCGCCCACCGCGACCCAGATCGCCATTTCGATGGAGTTGCCCGGCGACATCTCGCTCGGGTTGATGATGCCCACCTGCGGTACGTAGAGCGCACCGGCAATGCCGCACAGCACGGCCGAGAAGGTCCACACGAAGAGCTTGTAGCCAAGCGGGTTGTAGCCGAGGAACATGAGGCGCGTTTCGCCGTCGCGCACGGCGGTCACCACGCGCCCCAGCTTCGAGGTGACGATGGCGCGCGCCGCGATGAACGCGAGCACGAGCGCGGCGAACGTCATCAGAAACAGCACGGTGCGCGTGCCCGGATGCGTGATCGGAAAACCGGCGATGCGCTTGAAGTCCGTGAAGCCGTTGTTGCCGCCGAAGCCTGTTTCGTTGCGATAGAACAGCAGCATCGCGGCGAACGTCATGGCCTGCGTGATGATGGAGAGATACACGCCCTTCACGCGCGAGCGGAACGTGAAGAAGCCGAACACCCAGGCCACCACGGCGGGCGCGAGCACCACGAGCAACAGCGCATACGCGAGATGCTGCGTGCCCTGCCAGTACCACGGCAGCGCGTGCCAGTCGAGGAACACCATGAAGTCGGGCAGGTCGCTGCCGTACTTGCCGTCGTGGCCGATGGCGCGCATCAGGTACATGCCGATGGCGTAGCCGCCCAGCGCGAAGAAGAGCCCGTGGCCGAGACTCAAGATGCCGCAGTAGCCCCAGACCAGATCCAGCGCGAGCGCCGCGATGGCGTAGCACATGAGCTTGCCGACGAGCGTCATCGCGTAGGCGGAAAGATGCAGCGCGCTCGTTTCGGGAATGACGAGCGCGCTCACGGGCACACCGATGCCCACGACGAGAATCAGCGCGATGAGCGCGAGCCACGCGCCGCGCGACAGTAACGCGGGGCGCGGCGGCAGGCCCAGCGCGAAGCCTTGCTGAAGGGCGCGTTGGGCACTTGCCGCCGTGACGCCCGCGGCTGCCGCTGAAGAAACACCACTCGACGTTGCATTCGAAGAAGAGGCGACCGTCATGTTGTCACGCCTCCGCGCTGCGGCCCTTGAGGGCAAAGAGCCCCTGCGGACGCTTCTGGATGAAGAGCACGATCAGCACGAGCACCGCGATCTTCGCGAGCACCGCGCCCCAGAACGGCTCGATGGTCTTGCTCACGAGGCCGAGCCCGAAGCCGCCGATCACCGTGCCCGCAAGCTGGCCCACGCCGCCCAGCACCACGGCCATGAACGAATCGATGATGTAGCTCTGCCCGAGGTCGGGGCCCACGTTGCCGATCTGCGAGAGCGCGCAGCCGCCCAGCCCCGCGATGCCTGCGCCGAACGCGAACGCATAGGAATCCACGCGTGAGGTTTTCACGCCGACGCATGCCGCCATGCGGCGGTTCTGCGTGACGGCGCGCACGAAGAGACCGAGCCGCGTTTTCGTGAGCACGGCCCAGGCAATGGCCACCACGATCAGCGAGAACGCGAGAATCGCGAGGCGGTTGTACGGCAGGATCAGGTTCTGCATGACGGTGACGCCGCCGCTCATCCACGAAGGGTTGGCCACCTGCACGTTCTGCGCGCCGAACAGCGTGCGCGTGGCCTGAATCAGGATCAGGCTGATGCCGAACGTGGTGAGGAGCGTCTCCAGCGGACGGCCGTACAGATGCCGCAGCACGAGCCGCTCGAGCACGAGGCCCACCACCGCCGCCGACACGAACGAGGCCGGGACGGCCGCGAGCGGATACCAGTCGAACGCGCCGGGCGCGTGGCTCTGAATGAAGGTCTGCACGACGTACGTCGTATAGGCACCGATCATCAGGAACTCGCCGTGCGCCATGTTGATGACGCCGATCAGGCCGTACGTGATGGCAAGACCGAGCGCCGCGAGCAGCAGCACGCTGCCGAGCGAAAGCCCGGCGAACACCGTGCCGGCGATCTCGCTGCGGCGCTGGATGGCGTCGAGCGCGTCGATGCCCTGTTGCGCGGCAGAGCGCACCTTCGCGTCGCTTTCCACGAAGCTGCCGTCGGGCTTCTTCGCGACGAGCGGACGCAGCAGTTCGTACATGTCGAGATCGTGCCGTGCCGCCACCAGTTGCACGGCGTCGAGGCGCTTCGCCGGGTCGCTGTCGTGCAGCGCGGTCATGGCCCAGAGCGTATCGAGCCGCTTCTTGAGCGCCGGGTCGGTTTCCTTCGCGCGGGCCGCGTCAATCATCGGCTTCATCGCGGGGTCGGGGTTTTGCAGCAGCGCCGCAATCGCGGCGCGGCGCGTTTCGAGGTCGGGCGAGGCCAGTTGCAGACCCGATACGGCGCCCGCCACCTTCGAGCGCAACAGGTTGTTGAGCGTGATGGGCTGGGCGTCGCTCGCTTGCACCACCTTGCCCGTCACCGCGTCGCGCAGCGTGTCGCCTTCCTGCACGAGCACCTGGCCCGAGTCCGTGGCAAGCACGCTGTCTTCGGCAAGCGCCTTCAGTAGCGCGAGCGAAGGCGTGTCGTGCGCCGCGATCAGTTTGTCGATGGCGGCGGACTTCGCGTCGAAGTCGTCGGCCGCGAGCGGCGCGACGTCCTCGCCCGTGAGCGCAAACGCGCGCACGGGCACGAGCGCCGACGCCGTGCCGAGCAACAGGCACAGCGCGAGCGCCGTGCCGCTACCCTTGCGGACGACGCGCCGCACGTAGTGCGCCAGCGAAGACGCCGCGCGCATCGCGATTGCAATGGCCATCATCGCTACGTCAGGCCACGCGCCGGCGGCGCAGGAACTCGGGAATCGAGCTGACCACGTCCGGCTTGCCCTGATTGCCGGCGATGTACGGGCTCCACGGCTGCGCGCGAATTGCGGTCTTCGTTTTCCAGACCACGTTGAACTGGCCGTCCGCGCGCACCTCGCCGATCATCACGGGCTTGTGCAGATGATGGTTGCCGTCCATCTCCAGCACGAAGCCCGACGGTGCGTTGAACTTCTGCCCGATCATCGCCACGCGCACCTTGTCGACGTCGGTGCTCTTCGCTTTTTCCACGGCCTGCTTCCACATGTGGATGCCCACGAAAGTGGCTTCCATCGGGTCGTTCGTCACGCGCTTCGTGCCGCCCGGCAGGTTCTGCGACTTCACCCACTCGGCCCACTGCGCCTTGAACTTCGTGTTGACCGGGTTCTTCACCGACATGAAGTAGTTCCACGCCGCGAGGTTGCCCACGAGCGGTTTGGTGTCGATGCCGCGCAGCTCTTCTTCGCCCACGGAGAACGCGACCACGGGCACGTCCGTTGCCTTCAGCCCCTGGTTGCCGAGTTCCTTGTAGAACGGCACGTTCGAGTCGCCGTTCACGGTGGAGATCACGCAGGTCTTGCCGCCCTGCGCGAAGGTCTTGATGTTCGCGACGATGGTCTGATAGTCGCTGTGGCCGAACGGCGTGTAGACCTCTTGAATGTCGGCGTCCTGCACGCCTTTCGAATGCAGGAACGCACGCAGAATCTTGTTCGTAGTGCGTGGGTACACGTAGTCGGTGCCGAGCAGGAAGAAGCGCTTCGCGCCGCCGCCTTCGGCGCTCATCAGGTACTCGGTGGCGGGAATGGCCTGCTGGTTCGGCGCCGCACCCGTGTAGAACACGTTGCGCGACATCTCTTCGCCCTCGTACTGCACGGGGTAGAAGAGCAGACCGTTGAGTTCCTCGAACACGGGCAGCACCGACTTGCGCGACACCGAGGTCCAGCAGCCGAACACCACGGCGACCTTGTCCTGCGTAATGAGTTGGCGCGCCTTCTCCGCGAAGAGCGGCCAGTTCGATGCCGGGTCCACCACCACGGGTTCGATCTTGCGGCCCATCACGCCGCCGGATGCGTTGATCTCGGCGATCGTCATGAGCGCGGTGTCTTTGAGCGAGGTCTCCGAGATCGCCATCGTGCCGGACAGCGAATGCAGGATGCCGACCTTGATCGGGCCGCTGCCCGTGTCCGCCTTCGCGAACGGTACGCGTGCCGCCAGCGCGAGTGCG
It encodes the following:
- the urtE gene encoding urea ABC transporter ATP-binding subunit UrtE, producing the protein MLKVQTLNQYYGGSHILRDVNLTVPEGKLTVLLGRNGVGKTTLLRCLMGVVQPRSGTIEWREQAITKLPPHARVAQGIAYVPQGRDIFPRLTVEENLLIGAASKKAPKKIPDSIYELFPVLKDMRARRGGDLSGGQQQQLAIGRALMSEPQLLILDEPTEGIQPSIIQDIGRTLRHLVEDMRMTVLLVEQYYDFAKAIADHYWVMSRGEIVAGGEGANMDADGVRAMIAV
- the urtD gene encoding urea ABC transporter ATP-binding protein UrtD, which codes for MNENAMTPDLTHPDEHDVLTLSGEAGLGHAVTPGEIDVSHGTILYLEDVTVSFDGFRALNTLSLSIDAGELRCVIGPNGAGKTTMMDVITGKTRPDAGKVFLGQTIDLTRLNEPAIARAGIGRKFQKPTVFEQHPVWENLELAMKTDKRWWASLRARLDRTAQARIEDTLEVIRLESEAMRLAGELSHGQKQRLEIGMLLMQRPALLLLDEPAAGMTDDETMELAALLNRLRGSCSMMVVEHDMEFVAALAGDKGRVTVMAEGRVLAQGTLDEVKRDETVIESYLGR
- the urtC gene encoding urea ABC transporter permease subunit UrtC, with product MTVASSSNATSSGVSSAAAAGVTAASAQRALQQGFALGLPPRPALLSRGAWLALIALILVVGIGVPVSALVIPETSALHLSAYAMTLVGKLMCYAIAALALDLVWGYCGILSLGHGLFFALGGYAIGMYLMRAIGHDGKYGSDLPDFMVFLDWHALPWYWQGTQHLAYALLLVVLAPAVVAWVFGFFTFRSRVKGVYLSIITQAMTFAAMLLFYRNETGFGGNNGFTDFKRIAGFPITHPGTRTVLFLMTFAALVLAFIAARAIVTSKLGRVVTAVRDGETRLMFLGYNPLGYKLFVWTFSAVLCGIAGALYVPQVGIINPSEMSPGNSIEMAIWVAVGGRGTLIGPIIGAFAVNGAKTVFTAWFAEYWLFFLGAIFVLVPLLLPNGIMGLVDMAARRTRK
- the urtB gene encoding urea ABC transporter permease subunit UrtB, whose amino-acid sequence is MMAIAIAMRAASSLAHYVRRVVRKGSGTALALCLLLGTASALVPVRAFALTGEDVAPLAADDFDAKSAAIDKLIAAHDTPSLALLKALAEDSVLATDSGQVLVQEGDTLRDAVTGKVVQASDAQPITLNNLLRSKVAGAVSGLQLASPDLETRRAAIAALLQNPDPAMKPMIDAARAKETDPALKKRLDTLWAMTALHDSDPAKRLDAVQLVAARHDLDMYELLRPLVAKKPDGSFVESDAKVRSAAQQGIDALDAIQRRSEIAGTVFAGLSLGSVLLLAALGLAITYGLIGVINMAHGEFLMIGAYTTYVVQTFIQSHAPGAFDWYPLAAVPASFVSAAVVGLVLERLVLRHLYGRPLETLLTTFGISLILIQATRTLFGAQNVQVANPSWMSGGVTVMQNLILPYNRLAILAFSLIVVAIAWAVLTKTRLGLFVRAVTQNRRMAACVGVKTSRVDSYAFAFGAGIAGLGGCALSQIGNVGPDLGQSYIIDSFMAVVLGGVGQLAGTVIGGFGLGLVSKTIEPFWGAVLAKIAVLVLIVLFIQKRPQGLFALKGRSAEA
- the urtA gene encoding urea ABC transporter substrate-binding protein, with amino-acid sequence MKRRSLLKLGTMSSALALAARVPFAKADTGSGPIKVGILHSLSGTMAISETSLKDTALMTIAEINASGGVMGRKIEPVVVDPASNWPLFAEKARQLITQDKVAVVFGCWTSVSRKSVLPVFEELNGLLFYPVQYEGEEMSRNVFYTGAAPNQQAIPATEYLMSAEGGGAKRFFLLGTDYVYPRTTNKILRAFLHSKGVQDADIQEVYTPFGHSDYQTIVANIKTFAQGGKTCVISTVNGDSNVPFYKELGNQGLKATDVPVVAFSVGEEELRGIDTKPLVGNLAAWNYFMSVKNPVNTKFKAQWAEWVKSQNLPGGTKRVTNDPMEATFVGIHMWKQAVEKAKSTDVDKVRVAMIGQKFNAPSGFVLEMDGNHHLHKPVMIGEVRADGQFNVVWKTKTAIRAQPWSPYIAGNQGKPDVVSSIPEFLRRRRVA